A genome region from Arachidicoccus soli includes the following:
- the alaS gene encoding alanine--tRNA ligase → MTSAQIRQTFLDFFQSKGHTIVPSAPIVIKNDPTLLFTNAGMNQFKDYFLGNKKAEYARVVDTQKCLRVSGKHNDLEEVGVDTYHHTMFEMLGNWSFGDYFKKEAIAWSWELLTEVLKINKDKLYVTVFEGDEKEGLPFDQEAFDEWKKWVVEDRILKGNKKDNFWEMGDVGPCGPCSEIHVDCRTEEERKLVDGKSLVNADHPQVIEIWNNVFMQFNRLKDGSLQNLPAKHVDTGMGFERLVRVLQNKTSNYDTDVFTGTIAETEKITHKQYDFSDSKEAVSFRVLADHIRAIAFCIADGQLPSNTGAGYVIRRILRRAVRYYYSYLDYKTPLLFQLIHIIAKQFENVFPELNAQKDFVTKVIKEEEDAFLRTLEKGLKRIDEIISREKISGNIQGKEAFELYDTFGFPIDLTRLIAFENKMQVDEAGFEAEMQQQKTRSRAATAIDTEDWIFINEVPLTSFVGYNDLLTYTKVVKYRKVKTKGKTQYQIVLEQTPFYAESGGQVGDTGELLINDEILIITDTKKENGETIHFTTQLAEDMSGEVIAKVDAAKRLHTAYNHTATHLLHAALKEVLGKHVNQKGSLVNDEILRFDVSHFAKITDEELRKVEFLVNEKIRENIPVIIKEMPKSEAMKLGAMALFGEKYGDLVRVVTIDPHFSVELCGGTHIMQTGMIGMFNITSETAVAAGVRRIEAITGGAAIRYVFNKIEENKQVTELLKTKDPIKTIEKLLEEKAALEKKLESYESKELAQISKTIATKVELINDVQFIGQNIEVNSADALKRVCFDLKHLLQNYLVVLTANISGKANVVVLIDEGLAKEKNLDAGKIIKQNIAPLIKGGGGGQKTLAAAGGQDPNNLDKVIEAVKNLL, encoded by the coding sequence ATGACTTCTGCCCAAATACGACAAACGTTTTTAGATTTCTTTCAATCGAAAGGCCATACAATTGTGCCTTCTGCTCCTATTGTCATTAAAAATGATCCTACCCTCTTGTTTACCAATGCGGGGATGAATCAATTTAAAGATTATTTTTTAGGCAATAAAAAAGCGGAATATGCTAGGGTTGTGGACACACAAAAATGTCTGCGTGTAAGTGGCAAGCACAACGATTTGGAAGAAGTGGGCGTAGATACTTACCATCACACGATGTTTGAAATGCTGGGCAATTGGAGTTTCGGCGATTATTTTAAAAAAGAAGCTATTGCCTGGAGTTGGGAATTGTTGACAGAGGTTTTGAAAATAAATAAAGATAAACTCTACGTTACTGTTTTTGAAGGTGATGAAAAAGAGGGATTGCCTTTTGACCAAGAAGCTTTTGATGAATGGAAAAAATGGGTAGTAGAGGACCGCATTTTAAAAGGCAATAAAAAAGATAATTTCTGGGAAATGGGAGATGTTGGGCCTTGTGGTCCATGCTCTGAGATTCACGTAGATTGCCGCACAGAAGAAGAAAGAAAGCTTGTGGACGGTAAGTCCCTGGTTAATGCCGACCATCCGCAAGTCATTGAAATATGGAACAACGTATTTATGCAATTCAACCGACTAAAAGACGGAAGCTTGCAAAACCTCCCAGCTAAACATGTAGATACAGGCATGGGTTTTGAGCGTTTGGTACGTGTCTTGCAAAATAAAACTTCGAATTACGACACGGATGTTTTCACTGGCACAATTGCGGAGACAGAAAAAATAACCCATAAGCAATATGATTTTAGCGATAGCAAAGAAGCTGTATCTTTTCGTGTTTTAGCTGACCATATTCGTGCGATAGCCTTTTGTATAGCGGATGGGCAGTTGCCATCCAATACTGGCGCCGGTTATGTTATACGCCGGATATTGCGTAGAGCCGTGCGTTATTATTATTCTTATTTAGATTACAAAACGCCATTGTTGTTTCAGTTAATACACATTATCGCGAAGCAATTTGAAAATGTTTTTCCGGAATTAAATGCGCAGAAGGATTTTGTAACTAAAGTAATTAAAGAAGAGGAAGATGCTTTTTTGAGAACATTGGAGAAGGGGCTGAAAAGAATTGATGAAATCATTTCCAGGGAAAAAATATCAGGAAATATTCAAGGAAAAGAAGCATTTGAGCTGTATGATACCTTCGGATTTCCAATTGATTTAACCCGATTAATTGCTTTTGAAAACAAAATGCAAGTTGACGAAGCCGGATTCGAAGCAGAAATGCAGCAACAAAAAACCCGCTCTCGTGCCGCCACAGCAATAGATACAGAAGATTGGATTTTCATAAACGAAGTACCTCTCACCTCTTTTGTGGGATATAATGACTTATTGACTTATACTAAAGTTGTAAAATATCGCAAAGTAAAAACAAAGGGTAAAACACAATATCAAATTGTGTTAGAGCAAACGCCTTTCTATGCGGAAAGCGGCGGTCAGGTTGGCGATACGGGAGAGCTACTAATTAATGACGAGATATTAATAATAACCGACACCAAAAAAGAAAACGGAGAAACCATCCATTTTACCACGCAATTGGCAGAGGACATGTCGGGAGAAGTTATCGCAAAAGTAGATGCCGCAAAAAGACTGCACACCGCTTACAATCATACAGCAACGCACCTGTTACATGCTGCGTTGAAAGAAGTATTAGGCAAGCACGTTAACCAAAAAGGCTCTTTGGTGAATGACGAAATATTGCGTTTCGATGTATCGCATTTTGCAAAAATTACCGATGAGGAGTTGCGCAAGGTTGAATTCTTAGTGAATGAAAAAATAAGAGAAAATATCCCCGTCATTATCAAAGAAATGCCAAAATCCGAAGCGATGAAATTGGGTGCTATGGCATTGTTTGGTGAGAAATATGGCGACCTTGTTCGTGTGGTAACCATTGACCCGCATTTTTCAGTAGAGCTTTGTGGGGGCACTCATATTATGCAAACGGGAATGATTGGCATGTTTAATATTACTTCTGAAACTGCCGTAGCTGCAGGTGTACGCAGAATTGAAGCCATTACAGGCGGCGCAGCAATCCGATATGTATTCAATAAAATAGAAGAAAATAAACAGGTTACAGAACTCTTAAAAACCAAGGACCCCATAAAGACTATCGAGAAGCTATTGGAAGAAAAAGCTGCACTAGAGAAAAAACTGGAGTCTTATGAATCCAAAGAATTGGCACAAATTTCCAAAACAATTGCAACAAAAGTTGAATTGATAAATGATGTTCAATTTATTGGGCAAAATATAGAAGTCAATTCTGCTGATGCGCTGAAGAGAGTTTGTTTTGACTTGAAACACCTACTGCAAAACTACTTAGTCGTGCTTACAGCAAATATTTCAGGCAAGGCCAATGTAGTCGTTTTAATTGATGAAGGTCTTGCTAAAGAAAAGAATTTAGACGCGGGGAAAATTATTAAACAAAATATTGCTCCGCTAATCAAAGGCGGCGGCGGCGGACAAAAAACCTTGGCGGCGGCGGGCGGGCAAGATCCCAACAATTTGGATAAGGTGATAGAAGCTGTAAAAAATCTTTTATAA
- the dnaG gene encoding DNA primase has protein sequence MILPQTIEQITSRIDVVDVVGEFVKLKKRGTNYLGLCPFHGEKSPSFTVSPTKEIYKCFGCGKSGNAITFLMEHEKYSYVEALRWLANRYGIEVEETEMSDEAKQHVQVADSLYIINNFAQQFFVEKLFETEEGKNIALSYLHERGFNNGIIEKFGIGYSPDIRDAFSKLAIKHQYNSELLLRSGLVRSYNDELQDNYRGRIIFPIHNNSGKIIGFGARIIGKNDKAPKYINSPENEIYVKSKILYGSYFARHSIDKNNECLLVEGYTDVVSLVQAGVENVVASGGTSLTVEQLRLIKKYTDNLTIIYDGDSAGVKAALRGLDMALEESLNVRLVLIPDNEDPDSYVKKIGASAFQQFVAENKKDFILFQLEIMLKDAGSDISRKNEVVNRIADSLSKISKAEDFTKQQEYIKQCAALLKIDEAGLTTLVNKYKRDSLTKLEKNNAFKEQAVEQALSPESEVFIPLTDELQERNILRVLLEFGLKEWDEEQRIADYIFTELEVFPFDNKENEQLLELYRAQYYQGLQPTTKSLLYNTEEKIRQLVVSITMSQYELSRRWDEVMENMHILDQDSSHKDAELSMIYFKLRKIKKMFEQTQLELEQTSVFEDQLRLLEVHKHLKAAEKELTAQLGAVILK, from the coding sequence TTGATTTTACCTCAAACTATAGAACAAATTACTAGCCGCATCGACGTGGTGGATGTGGTTGGCGAGTTTGTGAAACTTAAAAAAAGAGGCACAAATTATCTTGGACTCTGTCCTTTTCATGGAGAAAAAAGTCCATCTTTTACCGTATCGCCGACCAAAGAGATCTACAAATGTTTTGGTTGTGGTAAGAGCGGTAATGCGATTACTTTTTTAATGGAACACGAAAAATATAGCTATGTAGAAGCCCTGCGCTGGTTGGCCAATCGTTATGGCATTGAAGTTGAAGAAACTGAAATGAGCGATGAGGCAAAGCAACATGTCCAAGTCGCTGATAGTCTTTACATCATCAATAATTTTGCACAGCAATTTTTTGTTGAAAAACTATTTGAGACAGAAGAGGGGAAAAATATTGCACTTAGCTATTTGCACGAACGTGGCTTTAATAATGGGATAATCGAAAAGTTCGGCATTGGTTATTCTCCAGATATTCGGGATGCTTTTTCAAAATTGGCCATTAAACATCAATACAACTCTGAGTTATTATTGCGATCTGGTTTGGTGAGAAGTTATAACGATGAGTTACAGGATAATTATCGAGGAAGGATTATTTTCCCTATTCACAATAACTCTGGGAAAATTATTGGGTTTGGCGCACGTATTATTGGTAAAAATGATAAAGCACCTAAATACATCAACTCACCTGAGAATGAAATTTATGTAAAAAGTAAAATTCTTTACGGATCTTATTTTGCAAGGCATTCAATTGACAAAAATAATGAATGCCTGTTGGTCGAGGGCTACACGGATGTAGTGAGTTTAGTACAGGCGGGTGTAGAGAATGTGGTGGCTAGCGGCGGCACTTCTCTTACTGTTGAACAATTAAGGCTAATAAAAAAATATACGGATAATCTTACTATCATTTATGACGGCGATAGTGCCGGTGTCAAAGCTGCGCTACGTGGGCTGGATATGGCTTTGGAAGAAAGTTTGAATGTTCGCCTTGTGTTGATTCCTGACAACGAAGATCCGGATAGTTATGTAAAAAAAATTGGCGCATCTGCTTTTCAGCAATTTGTCGCAGAAAACAAAAAAGATTTCATTCTTTTCCAGTTGGAAATAATGCTGAAGGATGCCGGCAGTGATATCAGCAGAAAAAATGAAGTTGTAAATCGTATTGCTGATTCATTGAGTAAAATTAGTAAAGCGGAGGATTTTACTAAACAGCAAGAGTATATTAAACAATGTGCTGCGCTTTTAAAGATTGATGAAGCGGGTCTTACAACGTTAGTTAATAAATATAAGCGGGATAGTCTTACTAAGCTTGAAAAAAACAATGCATTTAAAGAGCAGGCGGTTGAACAAGCTCTTTCACCGGAATCGGAGGTCTTTATACCTCTCACAGATGAATTACAGGAGCGAAATATATTGCGTGTATTATTGGAGTTTGGTTTAAAGGAATGGGATGAAGAGCAGCGTATCGCTGATTATATTTTTACAGAGCTAGAAGTGTTTCCATTTGATAATAAAGAAAATGAGCAGTTGTTGGAATTATACAGAGCTCAGTATTATCAGGGATTGCAGCCTACAACAAAATCTCTGCTTTATAATACGGAAGAAAAAATAAGACAGCTGGTTGTTTCTATCACAATGTCCCAATATGAGTTGAGTCGTCGCTGGGACGAGGTAATGGAAAATATGCATATTCTTGATCAAGATAGTTCACATAAAGATGCAGAGCTAAGCATGATTTATTTCAAACTTAGAAAAATAAAAAAGATGTTTGAACAAACTCAATTAGAGCTGGAACAAACATCTGTTTTTGAAGATCAATTAAGGTTATTGGAGGTGCATAAACACTTGAAAGCGGCAGAGAAAGAATTAACAGCGCAATTGGGAGCCGTTATTTTAAAATAA
- a CDS encoding beta-N-acetylhexosaminidase translates to MKLKLLFCYCLFLYIKTIGAQPALHIIPEPVRIQQQMGTFSFAGKIAIHFDENVNRLQKIAALMKSHFNNKDVRFRFNGNSEKNIYFKIENSATLENEEGYQLSVTTEKIIISAPNVKGIFYGLQTLFQAADENNIVPCLDISDYPQYAWRGFMLDVSRHFFTVEEIKQLLNIMAMYKMNTFHWHLCDDQGWRLQIKKYPRLTSVGAWREEIPGGIFYSKHNDTLTGKPYKYGGFYTQAEARDIVKYAAERNITVIPEIEIPGHSAAALAAYPEYSCSQKPQKVVNSIGYPQGIQCEYNPGNPATFTFLENILKEVMDIFPSEYIHIGGDEVEKTHWKNSASCQALMKREGLKNEEELQSYFINRIDKFIEKNGRKPIGWDETLEGNLLPSATVMYWRPSAKAAPLKAVSEGHPFINACADPLYFNRYQADPKTEPLAAPHSINTLEKVYNFSITPGNFSAKQIELVKGGECAIWTEFFSTASELQYMLLPRLLALSENLWTPKKEKNYLEFYKKLPAQLKSLGKKGYNFRALDKH, encoded by the coding sequence ATGAAACTCAAGCTTCTATTTTGTTATTGTTTATTTCTCTACATCAAAACGATCGGCGCACAACCAGCATTGCACATTATTCCTGAGCCGGTAAGGATACAGCAACAAATGGGTACTTTCAGTTTCGCAGGGAAAATTGCTATTCATTTTGATGAGAATGTAAATCGGTTGCAAAAGATAGCAGCATTGATGAAAAGTCATTTTAATAATAAAGACGTACGTTTTAGATTCAATGGAAACTCCGAGAAAAATATTTATTTTAAAATAGAGAATTCAGCAACGCTTGAAAATGAAGAAGGGTACCAGCTCTCTGTTACTACTGAAAAAATTATTATTTCTGCACCGAATGTCAAAGGTATTTTTTATGGCTTACAAACCCTATTTCAAGCTGCAGACGAAAATAATATCGTTCCATGTTTAGACATCTCCGATTATCCTCAATATGCTTGGCGGGGCTTTATGCTAGATGTAAGTCGTCATTTTTTTACAGTAGAGGAAATAAAGCAGTTGCTCAATATAATGGCAATGTACAAAATGAATACATTTCATTGGCATCTTTGCGACGATCAGGGCTGGCGTTTACAGATAAAAAAATACCCCAGACTTACATCTGTGGGCGCATGGCGTGAAGAAATACCGGGAGGAATTTTTTATAGCAAACACAACGATACACTTACCGGAAAGCCCTATAAATATGGTGGTTTTTACACACAAGCAGAAGCACGGGATATTGTAAAATATGCCGCAGAAAGAAACATAACCGTAATCCCTGAAATTGAAATTCCCGGTCATTCTGCTGCAGCATTGGCTGCTTATCCGGAATATTCTTGTTCCCAAAAACCACAAAAGGTTGTCAATTCAATAGGCTACCCTCAAGGCATCCAATGTGAGTATAATCCGGGCAATCCGGCGACTTTTACTTTTTTAGAAAATATTTTAAAAGAAGTAATGGATATTTTCCCTTCAGAATATATTCATATTGGCGGCGATGAAGTGGAAAAAACACATTGGAAAAATAGCGCTTCCTGTCAGGCATTAATGAAAAGAGAAGGTCTAAAAAATGAAGAAGAATTGCAAAGCTATTTCATTAACCGGATAGATAAATTTATTGAAAAGAACGGCAGAAAACCCATCGGCTGGGACGAAACTTTGGAAGGGAATTTATTGCCCTCAGCAACTGTAATGTACTGGCGGCCATCCGCGAAAGCCGCACCATTAAAGGCGGTGAGCGAAGGGCATCCTTTTATCAATGCCTGCGCTGATCCATTATATTTTAACCGTTATCAGGCCGATCCAAAAACTGAACCATTAGCCGCGCCTCATTCCATCAACACTTTAGAGAAAGTATATAATTTTTCTATTACGCCTGGTAATTTTTCTGCAAAACAAATCGAATTAGTAAAGGGTGGCGAATGTGCAATTTGGACAGAATTTTTCTCAACAGCTTCTGAACTGCAATATATGCTATTGCCACGCCTACTAGCCCTTTCGGAAAATCTATGGACGCCAAAAAAGGAAAAAAACTATCTTGAATTTTACAAAAAACTGCCAGCGCAACTAAAAAGTTTAGGGAAAAAAGGATATAATTTCAGGGCTTTGGATAAACACTAA
- a CDS encoding shikimate kinase → MAKIFLIGMMGVGKSHWAEKWARKLKTGHYDLDNLIENLEEKTIPEIFAEDGENYFRNTEAKILRWFGEKKSFVLATGGGAACFEKNMEWMNRNGITIWLDEPLGILVGRLKLGKENRPLIKNLSDRELHSFIENKLLERESFYRQAQYHLSGSEISNKSLEKILQENE, encoded by the coding sequence ATGGCAAAAATTTTTTTAATCGGTATGATGGGGGTGGGCAAAAGCCACTGGGCAGAAAAATGGGCACGTAAATTAAAGACAGGCCATTACGATTTAGATAATTTAATTGAGAATTTAGAAGAAAAAACGATTCCGGAGATTTTTGCAGAGGATGGCGAAAATTATTTTAGAAATACAGAGGCGAAAATTCTGCGCTGGTTTGGAGAGAAAAAATCTTTTGTTTTGGCGACAGGGGGAGGTGCCGCATGTTTTGAAAAGAACATGGAGTGGATGAACAGAAACGGTATTACAATCTGGCTCGATGAACCGTTGGGTATTTTAGTCGGCCGATTGAAATTAGGGAAAGAAAACAGACCTTTGATAAAGAACTTATCAGATAGAGAACTACACTCTTTTATAGAGAATAAATTATTGGAGCGCGAATCGTTTTATCGTCAAGCTCAATATCACTTATCTGGCAGTGAAATATCTAATAAAAGTTTGGAAAAAATTTTACAAGAAAATGAATAA
- a CDS encoding methylenetetrahydrofolate reductase encodes MKITEHIHQAKKPLISFEILPPLKGKDISSIYNHLDPLMEFKPSWINVTYHRSETIIKKKEDGSFEKVPIRKRPGTVGICAAIMNHYGVDAVPHIICGGFTKPDTEDALIDLNFLGIQNVLVLRGDAEKHAPNFEPEKGGHRYAIDLLKQVSQLNNGIYLDENIRDGGKSNFCMGVAGYPEMHLEAVSYENDLKWLKAKVDAGAEYIMTQMFFDNQKFFSFVKDCKAIGIHVPIIPGLKPLTTQKQLSILPPIFNIDIPNDLATAITQAKTDEAVRQVGIEWLIQQCKELKEFGVPVLHFYTMGKAHNTYDVVKQII; translated from the coding sequence ATGAAGATTACTGAACATATACATCAGGCAAAAAAACCTCTGATTTCCTTTGAAATATTACCTCCACTAAAAGGCAAAGATATTTCTTCCATTTATAACCATCTAGATCCTTTAATGGAGTTCAAACCCTCTTGGATAAATGTTACTTATCATCGCAGTGAAACCATTATTAAGAAAAAAGAAGATGGAAGTTTTGAAAAAGTTCCTATTCGCAAACGGCCTGGAACTGTAGGCATTTGTGCAGCCATTATGAACCATTATGGAGTTGATGCCGTACCCCATATAATTTGTGGCGGCTTTACCAAGCCCGATACAGAAGATGCTTTGATAGATTTAAACTTTCTGGGAATTCAAAATGTACTTGTATTGCGTGGAGATGCCGAAAAGCATGCGCCTAATTTTGAACCTGAAAAAGGCGGCCATAGATATGCGATAGATCTGCTAAAACAAGTTTCTCAACTAAATAATGGTATTTATTTGGATGAAAATATTCGCGATGGCGGCAAAAGTAATTTTTGTATGGGCGTTGCGGGTTATCCGGAGATGCATCTGGAAGCAGTTAGTTACGAAAACGACTTAAAATGGTTAAAAGCAAAAGTAGACGCAGGAGCAGAGTATATAATGACGCAAATGTTTTTTGATAATCAGAAATTCTTTTCCTTTGTAAAAGACTGCAAAGCAATAGGCATCCATGTCCCTATTATCCCGGGGTTAAAACCTTTAACCACCCAAAAACAGCTGTCAATCCTTCCCCCTATTTTTAATATAGATATTCCAAATGATCTGGCGACTGCTATTACGCAGGCTAAAACAGATGAAGCTGTTAGACAGGTAGGTATCGAATGGTTAATACAACAGTGCAAAGAGCTAAAAGAATTTGGCGTGCCTGTATTGCACTTTTATACGATGGGAAAGGCTCACAACACTTATGACGTAGTAAAGCAAATAATTTAA
- a CDS encoding DUF423 domain-containing protein, with protein sequence MNKSFIRIAAILGALSVVLGAFAAHGLKEIVSADALQIFETGVRYQMYHVFALAITGVVFAQAKEKFARAAGNLFIAGIILFSGSLYALTFAVNAGNISLEKIGVITPIGGLCFILAWILLALSLRSSKP encoded by the coding sequence ATGAATAAGTCATTTATCCGAATTGCCGCTATTTTAGGGGCATTGTCCGTTGTTTTAGGTGCATTTGCTGCACACGGATTGAAAGAAATTGTTTCTGCTGATGCATTGCAGATTTTTGAAACAGGGGTACGTTATCAAATGTATCATGTTTTTGCTTTAGCTATTACAGGGGTCGTATTTGCGCAAGCGAAAGAGAAATTTGCGCGTGCCGCGGGCAACCTATTTATTGCAGGAATTATTTTGTTTAGTGGTTCATTGTATGCACTTACATTTGCTGTAAATGCCGGAAATATTAGCCTGGAGAAAATCGGCGTTATCACTCCTATTGGCGGGCTATGTTTTATTCTTGCGTGGATTTTACTGGCGCTTTCTTTGAGAAGTTCAAAACCATAA
- the fabD gene encoding ACP S-malonyltransferase, producing MKQAYVFPGQGAQFSGMGKKLYEENTLARTLFEQANEILGFRITDIMFEGTEEALKQTNVTQPAVFLHSVIAYKTLDNAKPDMVAGHSLGEFSALVANNVLSFEDALKLVSIRAKAMKKACEMNPSTMAAVLALADEKVEEICAEIQNKTGEIVVAANYNCPGQLVISGSIKGIDLACEAMKAAGAKRALVLPVGGAFHSPLMEPAKAELAEAIESTVFHSPTAPVYQNVKAIAVSNPDEIKKNLIAQLTGAVKWTQSVQSMIADGGINFTECGPGKVLQGLILKINKEAIVAGVN from the coding sequence ATGAAACAAGCATACGTATTTCCTGGTCAGGGCGCCCAGTTCAGTGGAATGGGTAAAAAACTTTATGAAGAAAATACCCTTGCAAGAACCCTATTTGAACAAGCCAATGAGATTCTTGGTTTTCGCATTACCGATATAATGTTCGAAGGAACAGAAGAAGCCTTAAAACAAACGAATGTAACGCAACCTGCAGTATTTTTGCATTCTGTAATTGCATACAAAACTTTAGACAACGCCAAGCCTGATATGGTTGCAGGGCATTCTCTAGGAGAATTTTCTGCGCTTGTAGCTAATAATGTATTATCCTTTGAAGATGCTTTAAAATTGGTAAGCATTCGTGCCAAAGCAATGAAGAAAGCTTGTGAAATGAACCCTTCTACTATGGCAGCAGTATTAGCGTTGGCGGATGAAAAAGTTGAAGAAATATGTGCAGAGATTCAAAATAAAACCGGAGAAATCGTCGTTGCGGCAAATTATAATTGTCCGGGACAATTGGTAATTAGTGGCTCTATAAAAGGAATAGACCTTGCTTGTGAAGCAATGAAAGCCGCCGGAGCGAAACGCGCTTTAGTGCTGCCCGTGGGAGGGGCATTCCATTCCCCTCTGATGGAACCCGCAAAGGCAGAGTTAGCCGAAGCAATTGAGTCTACAGTCTTTCACTCCCCGACAGCACCAGTGTACCAAAATGTAAAAGCCATTGCCGTAAGCAACCCCGATGAAATTAAAAAGAATTTAATTGCCCAGTTAACGGGGGCAGTAAAATGGACACAAAGCGTACAATCCATGATTGCTGATGGCGGAATTAATTTTACGGAATGCGGTCCGGGGAAAGTTTTGCAGGGGTTAATTTTAAAAATAAATAAAGAAGCAATTGTAGCAGGTGTAAATTAA